The genomic stretch TGCCGATCTACGCATTCAGGTGCGAGGGCTGCGGGACTTTCGACCTGGCACGCGAGGTCGCCGCGGCCGGCGCATCGGCCGACTGCCCGCACTGCGGAGAGCCGGCCCGGCGGGTGTTCACGCCGCCGGGGCTGGTGCGCCTCACCAAGCCGGTCCGGGGCCTGCTCGATCTCGAGGAGAAGAGCGCCGACGTGCCGGACGTCGTCACCCAGATGCGCGGCCGGCCGATGCCGCAGGCGCACGCGCACGGACCGACGCCGCCGTGGGTGCTCGCACACTGACCGCCGAAACAGAGGAATCAGCGAGATCACCCCCTTGTGGGCGGACGGTTCGGGCACCGGTCAGGGGCGTCGACGACCCAGCGGCGGCAGCTGGAGAGCTACGGCCGCCGACCCCAGCGCCGCTCCGCCGGCGAGCACCAGCGACAACCGGTAACCGCCGGTCATGTCGAAGAGGGCGCTCGCCATCAGCGGCGCGCAGAGGCCGGCAATGCCCCAGGCGGTGAAGACACGGCCGTAGACGACGGCGAGGTTCGCGGCGCCGTACAACTGCGCGGTGGCGACCGGATACAGGCTCGACATGGCGCCGTACGCGAGGCCGACGACGGTCAGCGCCGCGAGCGTGACCGCGACCGCGGGTAGCGCGGCGGCGGCCAGCAGCGCCGCACCCTCGGCGACGGCGGCGATGGCGAGCAACTTGCGGCCGTCGACGAGGTCCGCCAGCGAGCCGCCGGCGAGGCGGCCGAGCGCGTTGCCCCCGGCGATGAGCGCGACACCCAGCGTGGCGAGCGACGCGCCGCCTCCGAAGTCATCGATCAGCGGGGCAGCGTGCGCAAGCGCGATCAGGCCAGCCGCGGCGCCCAGCAGGAAGCCGCCCCACAGCACCCACAGCGCGCGCGGCGCGGCGTGCGGACCGTCGCGACCTCGGACGACAGCCTCGCGCCGGCCGCCGTCCCGGCCCGCCAGCAGCGGAACCTGGACGGCCGCTGCCGCAAGGGTGAAGATGGACGCTGCCAGGAGGGTCGCCAGCACCCCGATGGCGCGGATGCCGAGCTCGATCACTGCCGCGAGCAGCGCCGGCCCGAGCGCATAGGCCGTCACGACGAGGCTCGTGGCCAGACCGCGGCGGTCTGGCAGCGCGACGCCGGCAGTCTGCAGCGCGACGCTGTAGCCGAGCCCGTTCGCGACGCCGAACAGGACGCCGTAGCCCACCCACAACGCCAACGCCGATCCGGTTGCCGCGACCGCCAACCCCACGGCGGCCAGCAGGCCGGCCGCCGTGGCTACCGCGGCCGGCGCAAGCAGGCGCAGCAGCCGATGCGCGCCCAGCATGGCGAGGGTGAAGCTCGCCGTGGCCAGCGAGTAGACCCCGGTGAGCGCGGTACGCGAGAGGCCGAGCCTCTCCTCCAACGGAACGACGAAGATGCTCCACGCGTGGAACAGCCCCAACGCGACCATGAGGAGGCCGAGTGCGGCGAGGACCTTGATCGCCTGGGCGCGTCCAGGGACCCCGCGCGTCGCGGTGCGAGAGTCGCCGGCGATCAGGTAAGTGTCGCGGAACGCAGGATCCGTTCCAGGTCCGGCAACAGGCCAGTCGCGTGTGACCTCGTCGCGTCGGCCGGTGAGTCTCGTTCGCCGCTGCGCCCAGCGACCTGATCGGGGCACGACGCGGCGCGCTGCGGCTGGCGCTCGGCGTCACCGCGGACGTGCTCGAGATGGGGATGCCGGAGAGCGCGACAGGATCGTTCGGGACTCCACCGGGATGGAGCGGCTGGCTCTGCGGAACCGCGCGTGTGGACGGCGTCGCTCGTCACGAGCGACAGGCTACACGAACATGTGTTCGCGTACTGGCCTGCGGCCATGTACACGGAACGCTTACGTTCTGGACCACGAGCGACGCGAACGCACGCGCGGCACAGGGCGGTGGCGACGATGAAGTTCAGCCGCATGGCGAGTGTGGGTTGCGAGGGATCGATGCGCAGTTGCTCCTCGAAGGTCCGAAACCCGGAGTAGCCGCCGACGGAGGCGCGAAGATCCCCGAGGCGCGGACGTGCCCGCGGCGCGCGAGAACGATCAGCAGCGCGGCGAGCGCGAGTCTCGGACCGACGCGAGAGCTCATCCGACGAGTCGACGGCCTTGCCGGGCGCGTGCCCATGCGCTGGCGCGTCGCTCCAGCCTTCGGTCACGGCCAGATCGCGCTGCGATTTGCGTATCGGGGGCGGATCCCGGTCGCCGTCGCGGGCGCTGACGCCTTGGCGGTCTGCTCGTGGGACGCGGGCGAGCCGCAGATCGACGGATCGGCGGTCTGCGGGCGCTTCACGTAAGAACCCCACAACGCGGAACGCTGGGGACGTGTGAGCAAGACATGCAGCACACCGTCGCCCGGTGGTTGGCCACGCCGCGGCGCCGGATCCGCCCAGGCAGGATTCTCGTGAGCTGGCCCGCACTGTGGTTTCGCGAGTTGATGACGGGTGTGCCCAACCGGCGCTGGTCGGGCACGCGTCGCGCCTTCCATGCTGGGCGCCGGCCCGAGAGGACTGAAGTTTACGTCGTCACTGCCGGTGATGCTCAGCGCCTCTGGTCCCGGGGGGAAGGAGGCGACGCGTTTGGCTGGGGGCCGGCCGCAGACCGGGGCGGTGCCAGGCGCGCCGTCGCGATCCTCGACCACGCTACTCGCCGGCAGTCGCCTGAGGACGTCTGCACACGGTTCCACGCCAACGGTATCGCATCGCTGCTACGGCCCGGGTGCGTGTTGGACATCGACGACATCGACCTGTGGCTGGCCGCCGAAGAGTGCGATCCACAGCGATGGCGCCCAGCTGCGGCAGTCGACGTGAACGTGGTCACTGAAGAGAGGCTGAAGCCGTGAACGCCGCCCTGGGACGCCGTCTGCTCGCCGAGACGATCGGCACCGCGCTGCTGGTCGTGTTCGGCGCCGGCGCTGTCGTCGCCGCGCTGACCTCCGGTCAAGGCAAGCTCGACTACGCCGGGCTGGGCATCGTGGGGTTCTCGTTCGCGTTCGTGATCGCCGCGGTGGTCTACATGTTCGGCACCACATCAGGGGCGCACATCAACCCGGCGGTCACGGTCTCGCTCGCCGTCGTCCGGCGCTTTCCGTGGGCCGAAGTCGTCCCCTACATCGCGGCCCAGTTGCTCGGGGCCGTCATTGGGGCAGTACTAGTCAACGCGATCTTCGGTAGTCGTGTGAGCGATCTCTACGTGTCTGGTGGGACCGTCGTCGGAGCCGGGTTCACCCAACTCCAGGCCGTGGTTGCGGAGGCGCTCGGCACGTTCCTGCTGATGGCAACGATCATGGCGCTGGCGGTCGACCGGCGCGCACCGGCAGGATTCGGGGGCCTGGTGATCGGGCTCGTGGTGGCGTGCGAGATCATGGTCATCGGACCGATCAGTGGCGGCTCGGTGAACCCCGCTCGCACGCTGGGACCCGACGTCGCGACCAGCATCTTCGGTGGCTCGGTGCCATGGCAGGAGCTCTGGATCTACTTCGCCGGCCCCGTCGCGGGAGCCGTCATAGCCGTTCTGGCGTACGTCCTGATCGCGCAGCCGGGTCGCGACGAAGCCGACGCGCGCGAGGCCCAAGGCACGGCAGGGCGCGTCGCGGCTCGCCGCGTGATTCCTGGCGAGGAGACGGCGTGAAGCAACGAACATCCACCACGACAGGAGCGCCTCATGGCCGGTAACAAGGCAGTCGCTTACATCGAGCCGGGCAAGGTCGAACTGCAGACGATCGACTACCCGAAGCTCGAGGTCCATGACGGGCCGGGCGTGCACCCGGACAACGTCGGACGCAAGACGCCGCACGGGGTGATCCTCAAGGTTGTGGCGACGAACATCTGCGGTTCCGACCAGCACATGGTGCGCGGCCGCACGACTGCTCCGGCCGGGTTGATCCTTGGCCACGAGATCACCGGTGAGGTAATCGAGGTCGGCCCGGGCGTCGAGTTCATCAAGAAGGGCGACCTCGTTTCCGCCCCGTTCAACATCGCCTGCGGCCGCTGCAGAATGTGCAAAGAAGGCAACACCGGTGTCTGCTTGAACGTGAACCCCGCCGGCTACGGTTCGGCGTACGGCTACGTCGACATGGGCGGCTGGGTCGGCGGCCAGGCGGAGTACGTCATGGTCCCCTACGCGGACTGGAACCTGCTGAGGTTTCCCGACAAAGACCAGGCGCTCGAGAAGATCCTCGACCTGACGATGCTGTCGGACATCTTCCCGACCGGTTACCACGGCTGCGTGTCGGCTGGCGTGACGACCGGCTCAACGGTCTACATCGCCGGTGCCGGCCCGGTCGGATTGGCGGCCGCCCACGCCGCTCAGCTACTGGGTGCCGCCGTGGTCATCGTCGGCGACATGAACAAACGGCGCCTCGCACAGGCGCGCAGCTTCGGCTGTGAGACTGTCGACCTCGGCCAGGACGCGCCGCTGCCCGACCAGATTGCACAGATCGTGGGCGAGCCAATGGTCGACGCGGCCGTCGACGCGGTCGGCTTCGAGGCCAAGGGCCACGGCCACGGTGGCCACGAGGCGCCTGCCACGGTGCTCAACTCCATCATGGAGGTCACCCGGCAGGCGGGCAAGCTCGGCATTCCGGGCCTGTACGTCACTGGCGATCCCGGTGCCAGCGACGAGGCCGCCAAGCACGGAAGCCTGTCGATCCGAATCGGGTTGGGATGGGCCAAGTCGCACTCCTTCACGACCGGCCAGTGCCCCGTGATGCGCTACCACCGCAAGCTCATGAACGCCATCCTCAACGAGCGATGCCAGATTGCCAAGGCCGTGAACGCCACCGTGATCTCGCTCGACGACGCGCCCCAGGGCTACCAGGACTTCGACCAGGGAGCGGCCACGAAGTTCGTCCTGGATCCCCACGGGATGTTGGGCGACAAGCAGCGCATCGGCGCGTAGAACAGCAACCCATTTGCACGCCACGCAGGACGGAGGGCGACCCCGACGCCCTCCGGCCTCGTGCCCTTTGCGAACCTCCCTCGGATCAGCTCACGGTCGACACGTGTAAGACCTTGTCGGTCCGCGACGCTGAGGAGACATGAGCCGGCCGACCACCAGACAGGAGGCAGAGGTCGAGGACATCGTCCGCGCCCTCGCCATGTACGGAGTGTTGACTCGCGCGCGGCTGGTGGATATCTGCGGAGCGGCGCATTGGTCCGATCCTGGATTTCGGCTAGCGATCGCGCGCGCCATCTCCAGCGGTCGGATCCGCCAACTCGGCGATGAGCTCTACGAGATCTGCGAGCCGATCGGCGTGACCAGCCGCGCTGCGCAGAGCGACGACCCTTCGCACACCCACAGCGAGCTGACCTCGAGAACTACGCGAGCCCCAACTCGCCGGAGCGAGACGATGAGCCACTTGGACACCGAGGCGCCCGACCGCCCCAGCAGGAGCGGGTCGGCGATTCAACGACTTCTCTTCGTGGTCGACGCCGCCGTCGCAGACACGGCGGAGCTGCCGGCCGCAGCACGCGCCATGATCGATTCGGCCACGGAGGTCTACGTCCTCACGCCGACCTTGCCTGGCCGCCTCGCGTGGCTGGCCGACGACATCGATCGATGTCGGCACATCGCGGACGAGCGCCTCGACACTGTCGTGGGTCACATGCGCTCGATCGGCGTCGATGCGAATGGTGCAGCGGGCCGCGGCAGCGTCCTCACGGTTGTCGCGGACGCCGTTGCGGACTTCACGCCCGACCACATCCTCATCGCGCTGCGCGACTCGGAGCACGCCAACTGGCAGGAGCGGCGGCTGATCGAGCACATCCAAGAGCGCTTCGGCGTGGCAGTCACCACCTACGCCGTGGACGTCGACGGGCACCCGACGAGCGCGTGACCGACGACCGACCAGGGTCGCCCGCTCTTCCTATTGCCAGTCCGCGGGCAGTGCCCGTCGCAGGACGTCCGCGAGCACGACAGCGTCGTTGTACTCGGTGTCGTGCGCGGCGTAGACGAGTGTGAGAGTGCCATCTCGAGCATGACGACGGAGCGCCGTAAGACGTGGACGCTGATTGCGCAGCTCGTCGATGTAGCACCGGCGGAATTCTTCGAAGCGCGACGGATCATGCCCAAACCACTGTCGTAGCTCCCTGCTGGGTGCGAGCTGTGGGAGCCAATCGTCGAGCTTGGCGCGCTCGCGAGAGACGCCGCGCGGCCACAACCGGTCAATGAGCACACGGCAGCCGTCATCAGGTGCCGCGCGCGCGTAGGCCCGCTTCATTCGGATGTCCATCAACTTGCTTCTGCGTCGATCCACATGGATCTCTTACCGGCAGACGATCAACCGGCCAACCCACGCGTAGAACGTAAGACCGCCGAAGACGCGGACGCTGATGGTGACAGAACCAACGTCCCACAAGTGCCCGATACTCCTGTCGGGCGCCAGCACCGAGAAGGAGATCGTCACCATGGCGTCCACCCAGATCCGACTTCCGCATCGGGCGAAGGCGGCCACGAACGGTCGCACTTGGGAGGCGCCTCCCGGACGCGATGTCAGCATCGCCGCCCACCAGGCGTTCTGGTTGCTGCGGATCACGTTCACGATCGCGCCGATCCTCTTCGGGGTTGACAAGTTCGTCAACTGGTCCGTGCACTGGCCCGACTACCTGGCCGGATGGGTCAACAACATCATCCCCGGCACCGGCCAGGAGTTCATGTATGTCGTCGGTGGTGTGGAGATCGCTGCCGGCGTGCTTGTCGCAATCGCTCCGCGGATCGGCGCCTTCGTCGTCGCCGGCTGGCTGTTCGGCATCGTCATCAACCTGCTGACGAAGAACGCTCCCCAGTACTACGACATCGCCCTGCGCGACTTCGGGCTCATGCTCGCAGCCCTGACCTTCGGCCGCCTCGCACTGGCCATCGTTCCAGCCCGCAAGTCCGGCGACCTGCCCGGCCGCCCCTGGTGACCGCGCTCGAGGCCGGCCGCATGGAGCGGCGCTTTGACCCCGACCGGAGGGAACCATGTCACCGCCCGTCTATCCGCCCGCCAGTGCTGACATCGCTCAGTCGCGCAAGAACCTGGCGCCGGACACCCACGACGCCTTCCAGCGGTTCAGCCAGGCTGTGTTCGCCGCCGGCGCACTGGACCCGAAGGTCAAGCAGCTGATCGCTGTCGCGGTCGCGCATGTCACCCAATGCCCGTACTGCATCACCGGCCACACGAAGGCCGCCATGCGCAAGGGCGCCACCGAGCAGGAAGTGATGGAGGCGATCTGGGTGGCGGCCGAGATGCGCGCCGGAGGCGCCTACGCCCACGCCGCGCTGGCCATCACGGCGATGCACCAGCACGCCGCCGGCTGAGGACCGCCCCGCACCGAGATCACACCAATGATGCGCCAACCCTCTGAAGGCGACACCCCGCTCACGCGGGGCATTACCGTCTAGGTGTTCTGTTTCGTATGGGATCGTCTGATCGGAATGGGCCAGCCGCTGCGCCACGCTACCGCTGTGGCGGGGCGGTCTGGCTCGGAGCCGCCCTCCTGGGCGCATGCATCCGGATGGGAACAAGCGGGCGGTTCGGAGAAGCGGTCCAGAGAGCTAGGATCGCCTCCCTGTCAATGCGTGTCTGAGGTGGTCGTGTGTGCCGGAGCGATCGGATCACTCGGGTGTCTCGTCCAAGAGCAGCGGCGCAAAGCGCCGCGACAGGACCGAGGGCTTGCTGACCCACGCAAGCCGCCTGCTGGCGATCGACCTGGACTACGACGAAACCGTCTCCAGGGTCGCGTTTCTGCTGTCAGGCCTCGCCGACTGGTGCGTCGTCGAGACGGTTGACACGGACGGGTCGTGCGCCCAGCTGGCGGTCGCGCATGATGATCCGCGCAAGCGCGCACTCGCGGAGCAGATGTGGCAGCTCTATCCGCCCACCGCCGACCGTCCGGATCTATCGCGACGTCTGCTCAAGACCGGCAGGCCGGAGCTGGTGTCCGATGTCTCGGAAGGGTTCCTGCAGAGCGTCGCTCAGACCGCGGATCATCTGCGCATGCTGCACGAGCTTGGGCTTCGGTCGCTGCTGGCCGTGCCGTTGCGGACACGAGGACGAGTGTTGGGAACGATCCTGCTCGCAAACGCTGAGTCAAGCAAGCGGTTCACCGAGGAAGACCTCGAGATCGCCGAGGATCTGGCGCGGCGCGCGGCGCTGGCGATCGATAACGCTGCACTGCACAAGTCCGAACAGGAGGCCCGACGCCGCGCCGAGCGAGCGGCCGAGCGCATTGGCCGCCTCCAAGCTCTCACCGCGGCACTGTCGCGAGCGCTGACGCCCACGGTGGTTGCGGAGGTGATGCTCGGCCAGGGTGCTGTGGCGGTCGGCGCCGACGGCGGCTTCGTGCGGCTCCTGACGGCTGACGCAAGCCATCTCCGTCTTGTCGCGACAGCAGGCACGTCAGAACGCTTTGCGCGTTCGTACTCGCTTGTTCCGATTATGAGCCAGCTTCCCGACGCCGTGGTCTTTCGCTCCGGCGTGGAGGGGTATTTCGAGTCGGCCGCCGAGCTGCGGGCGGCGTCGTCGGAGTTCGCGTCACTGCACGAGGAGTCCGGGCATCAGGCGGTCGTGTTCGTCCCGCTGCATGGGTTTGATGGGCCGATCGGGGTGATGGCGCTGACCTTCGCGGACGCTCGGACGTTCGACGGTGAGGATCGTGAGCTTCTGACCGCCCTCGCGGATCCATGTGACCAGGCGCTCGAGCGCGCACGGCTCTACGAGGCCGAGCGGCAGGCCCGGGCAGCCGCCGAGCTGGCGATCGAGCAAACGACGCGCCTGCAGCGCCTCGCGGCCGAACTGGCGGCCGCGCTGACGTGCGCGGAGGTGGCCGAGGTCGTCGTGACCGAGGGGATCGCGAGCATCGACGCCGACGCCAGCGCGCTTCAGTTGCTCAGCGCCGACGGCACGATGCTCGAGGTCGTCTGTGGAAAAGGCTCGGACCGGGCACTGATCGAAGCCGGGTGGCGCCGGTTCCCCAGTGATCTGAGGGTGCCGAGCGGCGACGCGCTGCGCACGCTCGAGCCGGTGTTCATCGAGTCGAACGAGGACATTCGCGAGCACTACCCCGACCTGGACGGCTACCCCCACATGCGCGACGCGGGAGCTGGCACGCGCGCCAGGGCCGGGGCGCACATTCCGCTCATCGTGTCGGGGCAGCCCCTGGGGGTGCTGTTCCTCGGCTTCTCCCGGGCGCGCAGGTTCTCGGAGCCGCAGCGGTCGTTCGTCGTCGCGCTCGGCCGTCAATGCGCGCAGGCATTGAAGCGGGCCCAGCTCTACGAGACGGAGCTCGAAGGGCGGGGCAGGCTCAGCCGACTCGTCGAGCGGCTGCACGAAGGCGTGGTCAGCGTCGACGCACGCGGCCACGTCGAGTTCGCCAGCTCGACGGCGAAGCAGATGTTGTGCGCGGCGTCGCTCAAGGAAGGACGGCCGGTGCCAGAAACCTGGTTGGGCTTCCCGCTGGCAGACTTCGTCGCCGCCCTGTCCGACGCCGACCAACGTGTCGTGGAGGCCCAGGTGGCCAGCCCCGACCGAGCGCGTGTGTTCAGCCTGATGGGGATCCCTGCGGCTGGCTCTGAGGCGGTGCTTCTTGTGGTGACCGACGTGTCGGCGAGCGAACAGCGCCGGCGCGTCGAGCGCGAGTTCATCGACAACGCCGCGCACGAGCTGCGGACTCCGCTGGCGGCGATCACGAGCGCGATCGAGCGTCTCCAGGCCGGGGCCCGCGAGGACCCGGAGAGGCGTGACCGGTTCCTCGGCCACATCCAGCACGAATCGGCGCGCCTGAACCGGCTGGCGTCTTCGTTGCTCGTGCTCGCGCGGGCGCAGACGCGGGAGGCGGAACCGCAACGTGAGGAGATCCCCGTGTGCGGGCTGCTCGAGGAGCTGGTCAGCGGACTAACGCTCAATCCAGGCATCGAGCTGCGGCTCGACTGTCCGGCTGACCTGGTGGTCCACAGCAACCGAGACCTCCTGGAGCACGCAGTGCTCAACCTGGCCAGCAACGCCGCTCGCCACACCACCAGTGGCGCGATCGGCGTGAGCGCCCGTCTCCTCGACGACGACTCCGTGATGCTCGAGGTCAGCGATACAGGCTCCGGTATCGCACCCGAGGAGTTCGACAGGCTCTTCGATCGCTTCTATCGCGGCCCGAGGGAGGTACGGCGCGCCGGTTTCGGGCTCGGACTTCCGATCACCAAGGAGGCCGTCGAGGCGATCGGCGGCCGGATCGAGATCGATTCGATTCACGGCGAGGGCACGACTGCTCGCATCGTCCTCCCGGCTGTCGACGTCACGATGGAGGCATGAACGAGCGCATCCTCATCGTCGAGGACACCGAGGCGATCCTCGACGCCGTCACCGATGCCCTCGCCGCAGAGGGATTCGACGTGCAGGGCGCCTGCGATGGCACGGCCGCGCTTGCGGTCGCCGAAGCCGAGCCATTCGATCTGGTGATCCTCGACGTCATGCTGCCGGGACTCTCGGGCACCGAGATCTGTCGTCGGCTGCGCGCCACAAGCGCGGTACCGATCATCATGCTCACCGCCCGCGACGCCGAAGCCGACCGCGTTCTCGGCCTCGAGATCGGCGCCGACGACTACATCACCAAGCCGTTCTCGGAGGTGGAACTGCTCAGCCGTGTTCGTGCGATCCTGCGTCGGCGGCGGCTCGACCGCACTGGAGACTCGGGTCTGCGACGACTCGGCGGGCTGAGTATCGATGGTGTCAAGCACGAGGTCGTGGCCGACGGAAGACCGGTCGCGCTCACTCCCTCGGAGTACAAGCTGCTCGCGCTGCTCGCCGAGGAGCCGGGCCGGTTGTTCACGCGCCGCGAAATCATGCAGCATCTCTGGCAGAGCACCTACGTCGGCGATGAGCGGGCTTGCGACGCGCACGTCTCGACGCTGCGCAGCAAGATCGAGCGCGACCGCGCGCACCCCGAGCGGATCATCACGGTGCCCGGCTTCGGCTACAAGCTGGTCGCTGCCTGAGCTCAACCGCCTGCCGGTCGCGCTCACGGCCGCGCCGGCGCTGACCATGTGAGGGAACCCTCACAGCATCTGCACTGCATCGGCAGCGCGGTAGCTGGATCGCCCATGTGACCCCGCTTAGCGTGGCAGACAGCTGCCAATGTCGCCAAGCGAAGGAGCCTCGATGCTGGGACAGCAACATGGCGTAATCCTCTTAAGCGTGAGATCGTGCCGCACGACGCGGTCCCGCCGATGATCGTTCTCGGTTGTCGCCATTGCGGATTCTCGATGCGTCCTCGCGCAGCGTTCTTGTCGATGGAGCACTGCCCGCGCTGTCTGGCGCGCCGGCGGGCGGTGGAGCGCCTGGTCGAAGTGCAGAGCAGGCCGGTGGCACCCCAGCTCGAAGGTTCGTCGGCTTCGAGAGGGTCGTGACCATGGCCTCGGCATCGATCGCCCCGAGCGCGCCGGCGGGCCTGGACACGGTACAGGCGCCGGCTGAATGCAGGCTGCGCTTCCCGGGTGGGGGGGTCGCATACCGCCCGCAGCTTGATGGCGAGTCGCTGTGGTGGTGGCAGCGGCTGCACGGGACCGAGCCGCTGCGCCGCGAGGCGATCGCCCTTCTGCATGAGCGGCTGCGGCGCGAGGCCGCGTTTCACATTCGCCTGCGGGTGCGCGCGCTGTCAGCGTTTCCGCGCAGCGACATCGACGACCTTGCCGTTGAGGCGGCCGACGATGCGCTGATGGCGCTGCTGCGAAAGTTGGAGGACTACCGGGGCGACAGTCAGTTCTGGACGTGGGCGCGGCGGTTCGCCGCGTTGGAGGCGCCCGTGAGCATCCGCCGCCGCATCGGACACGACCACGTCGGGATCGCCCGTGATCCCGACGTGCTGCTGAATGTGGCCGATCGGGGCGCCTCGGTGGCCGATCAGGTGGAGCTGCGCGAACGGCTTCGAACCGTCAGCGCCGCAATCGCCGGTTCGCTGACAGCGCGTCAGCGCAGGGTGATGGTGGCGGTGGCGATAAACGGCGTGGCGCCCCGGACGCTGGCGGGCGAACTGTGCACCACGCCCGGTGCGATCTACAAGATGCTGCACGATGCGCGCCGCACGTTGCGCGCGCAGGTCGCCGCATGATGAAACGGCCGCCGATAAACCGCCCAGCCTGCGCATCCGAGCCCTGTGAGCGAGATCGCCCGGCTCGCGCGCATCAGCCCGTTCGGCCGTCGCTACCGCCTACCGACCCAGTTGACGCGTGCGGTCCGGGGTCGTTTCCGGCGAGCGATCCGCCTTCCGGCTGGGCGGGACGTGACGACTCGGCGAGCACGTCGGGTCGGCGGACGCCCGATGCGTCCGTGCCGCAGTGCTCGAGTCTCTGAAGGCCGGGGCCATGCCCGGCCCCGAGTTCCCACGAGCACGCAACGACTGTAGAGACGCGATGAGCCGCGAATCGCACCGTGAAGGAGCCACCATGAATCAGAACGGAACTCCCGTACAGCCATCCCTCGTGGTCGTCGGCGTCGACGGATCGGCCGGAGCAGGTCACGCCCTTCGCTGGGCGGCCGCCGAGGCGCGCCTGCGCAAGGTCCGGCTGCGCGTCGTCCATGCGTGGACGATCGGTTTCACGGGCATCCCGGGCGGCGGCTACGGCTACATGGGCGACAGCCGCAGCCTCTCTGGCGAGGGGATCAGCGAGCTTCGACGAGCGGCCGAGGAGTTGCTCGACCGCGCCATAACCGAGATCGCGACCGAGGCTCGAGGCATCGAGATCGAACGCCAGGTGATCGAAGGAGGAGCCGCCGAGGTCCTCGTCGGTGCCGCCACAGAGGGCGATCTCCTCGTTGTCGGATCCCGCGGGCACGGCGGACTCGCCGGCCTCCTGCTCGGCTCGATCAGCCAGCAATGTGCCCATCACGCTTCCTGTCCGGTCGTCATTGTTCGCGCCCCTCGGACATCGGCCAGCGGGTCGATGTCCACCGGTGTGGCACCGCTCCAGCGCGAGCGGCGGGAGGTGCGGTCGCGATGATCGGAACCATCGCGATCTCGCCGCCGGAGCGGTCTCCGGCGGTCGGCCCCCCACCGTTCGAAGTGCGCATCCGGCCGCACCGCGAAGCCGTGCAGCTGAGGCTCGTCGGAGAGCTCGACGTTACCACCACCGCCCAGCTGCGCGCGGGTGTCGAGGACGCG from Capillimicrobium parvum encodes the following:
- a CDS encoding FmdB family zinc ribbon protein: MPIYAFRCEGCGTFDLAREVAAAGASADCPHCGEPARRVFTPPGLVRLTKPVRGLLDLEEKSADVPDVVTQMRGRPMPQAHAHGPTPPWVLAH
- a CDS encoding MFS transporter, producing the protein MVALGLFHAWSIFVVPLEERLGLSRTALTGVYSLATASFTLAMLGAHRLLRLLAPAAVATAAGLLAAVGLAVAATGSALALWVGYGVLFGVANGLGYSVALQTAGVALPDRRGLATSLVVTAYALGPALLAAVIELGIRAIGVLATLLAASIFTLAAAAVQVPLLAGRDGGRREAVVRGRDGPHAAPRALWVLWGGFLLGAAAGLIALAHAAPLIDDFGGGASLATLGVALIAGGNALGRLAGGSLADLVDGRKLLAIAAVAEGAALLAAAALPAVAVTLAALTVVGLAYGAMSSLYPVATAQLYGAANLAVVYGRVFTAWGIAGLCAPLMASALFDMTGGYRLSLVLAGGAALGSAAVALQLPPLGRRRP
- a CDS encoding MIP/aquaporin family protein, which encodes MNAALGRRLLAETIGTALLVVFGAGAVVAALTSGQGKLDYAGLGIVGFSFAFVIAAVVYMFGTTSGAHINPAVTVSLAVVRRFPWAEVVPYIAAQLLGAVIGAVLVNAIFGSRVSDLYVSGGTVVGAGFTQLQAVVAEALGTFLLMATIMALAVDRRAPAGFGGLVIGLVVACEIMVIGPISGGSVNPARTLGPDVATSIFGGSVPWQELWIYFAGPVAGAVIAVLAYVLIAQPGRDEADAREAQGTAGRVAARRVIPGEETA
- the fdhA gene encoding formaldehyde dehydrogenase, glutathione-independent gives rise to the protein MAGNKAVAYIEPGKVELQTIDYPKLEVHDGPGVHPDNVGRKTPHGVILKVVATNICGSDQHMVRGRTTAPAGLILGHEITGEVIEVGPGVEFIKKGDLVSAPFNIACGRCRMCKEGNTGVCLNVNPAGYGSAYGYVDMGGWVGGQAEYVMVPYADWNLLRFPDKDQALEKILDLTMLSDIFPTGYHGCVSAGVTTGSTVYIAGAGPVGLAAAHAAQLLGAAVVIVGDMNKRRLAQARSFGCETVDLGQDAPLPDQIAQIVGEPMVDAAVDAVGFEAKGHGHGGHEAPATVLNSIMEVTRQAGKLGIPGLYVTGDPGASDEAAKHGSLSIRIGLGWAKSHSFTTGQCPVMRYHRKLMNAILNERCQIAKAVNATVISLDDAPQGYQDFDQGAATKFVLDPHGMLGDKQRIGA
- a CDS encoding DUF488 domain-containing protein; the protein is MKRAYARAAPDDGCRVLIDRLWPRGVSRERAKLDDWLPQLAPSRELRQWFGHDPSRFEEFRRCYIDELRNQRPRLTALRRHARDGTLTLVYAAHDTEYNDAVVLADVLRRALPADWQ
- a CDS encoding carboxymuconolactone decarboxylase family protein yields the protein MSPPVYPPASADIAQSRKNLAPDTHDAFQRFSQAVFAAGALDPKVKQLIAVAVAHVTQCPYCITGHTKAAMRKGATEQEVMEAIWVAAEMRAGGAYAHAALAITAMHQHAAG
- a CDS encoding GAF domain-containing protein gives rise to the protein MLTHASRLLAIDLDYDETVSRVAFLLSGLADWCVVETVDTDGSCAQLAVAHDDPRKRALAEQMWQLYPPTADRPDLSRRLLKTGRPELVSDVSEGFLQSVAQTADHLRMLHELGLRSLLAVPLRTRGRVLGTILLANAESSKRFTEEDLEIAEDLARRAALAIDNAALHKSEQEARRRAERAAERIGRLQALTAALSRALTPTVVAEVMLGQGAVAVGADGGFVRLLTADASHLRLVATAGTSERFARSYSLVPIMSQLPDAVVFRSGVEGYFESAAELRAASSEFASLHEESGHQAVVFVPLHGFDGPIGVMALTFADARTFDGEDRELLTALADPCDQALERARLYEAERQARAAAELAIEQTTRLQRLAAELAAALTCAEVAEVVVTEGIASIDADASALQLLSADGTMLEVVCGKGSDRALIEAGWRRFPSDLRVPSGDALRTLEPVFIESNEDIREHYPDLDGYPHMRDAGAGTRARAGAHIPLIVSGQPLGVLFLGFSRARRFSEPQRSFVVALGRQCAQALKRAQLYETELEGRGRLSRLVERLHEGVVSVDARGHVEFASSTAKQMLCAASLKEGRPVPETWLGFPLADFVAALSDADQRVVEAQVASPDRARVFSLMGIPAAGSEAVLLVVTDVSASEQRRRVEREFIDNAAHELRTPLAAITSAIERLQAGAREDPERRDRFLGHIQHESARLNRLASSLLVLARAQTREAEPQREEIPVCGLLEELVSGLTLNPGIELRLDCPADLVVHSNRDLLEHAVLNLASNAARHTTSGAIGVSARLLDDDSVMLEVSDTGSGIAPEEFDRLFDRFYRGPREVRRAGFGLGLPITKEAVEAIGGRIEIDSIHGEGTTARIVLPAVDVTMEA
- a CDS encoding response regulator transcription factor, with amino-acid sequence MNERILIVEDTEAILDAVTDALAAEGFDVQGACDGTAALAVAEAEPFDLVILDVMLPGLSGTEICRRLRATSAVPIIMLTARDAEADRVLGLEIGADDYITKPFSEVELLSRVRAILRRRRLDRTGDSGLRRLGGLSIDGVKHEVVADGRPVALTPSEYKLLALLAEEPGRLFTRREIMQHLWQSTYVGDERACDAHVSTLRSKIERDRAHPERIITVPGFGYKLVAA